The Thalassotalea psychrophila genome window below encodes:
- a CDS encoding phytoene desaturase family protein, whose translation MNKKYDAIIIGAGHNGLTNGAYLAKAGLNVLVLEKNDYIGGAAVSREMHDGWLYSSCSYMSSMLRQTVHRDLNLTKHGLVLVPYIGTVNYDDKGQPLIHYGNGDVAYNHLRKHSAHDADSMFRFQADLSRYAQLIRKTLMRTPPDPTSFKPRDIQELLWLAKQFWSLGEKELYEYMRFFTTSAEEFLDDYFENDLIKATMASPGIIGTALGVYSPGSAYILLHHVMGDMDGNIGAWGLARGGMGAISNAIASAFKSFGGEIRTGAGVDKILVENGKAIGVVLENGDDLYADIVVSNLDAKRTFTKCLDKKDLPEGIYKKAENFKIRGSSGKVNIALSGLPKFINLPDNRFINRGGQGFVGSLETMERAYDCWKHNRFSDDPFVETIIPSAWDPTVAPPGKHWMSCFVQYCPPTLAGGGWNAQQKEAFGQTVIDKIERYSPGFKDLIVHKEIRTPVEIEGEVGLTEGNIFQGELTIDQLFFNRPFPGYGQYRMPIKNMYMCGASTHPGGGVSAACGANAAREILMDLKKPNTVPEDSFYDE comes from the coding sequence ATGAATAAGAAATACGACGCTATTATTATTGGTGCAGGGCATAACGGTTTAACCAATGGCGCCTACTTAGCTAAAGCCGGCCTTAATGTTTTGGTACTGGAAAAAAATGACTATATCGGCGGCGCCGCAGTTTCTCGTGAAATGCACGATGGCTGGCTATATTCAAGCTGCTCTTATATGTCGAGTATGCTTCGCCAAACTGTGCATCGAGATCTTAACCTGACCAAGCATGGACTAGTACTTGTTCCATACATTGGTACTGTTAACTATGATGACAAAGGTCAGCCATTAATTCATTACGGCAATGGTGATGTAGCTTACAACCACTTGCGTAAACATTCTGCCCACGATGCCGATTCAATGTTTCGTTTTCAGGCGGATTTAAGCCGCTATGCGCAACTTATTCGCAAAACTTTGATGCGTACGCCGCCAGATCCAACCTCATTTAAACCTCGCGATATTCAAGAGTTGCTGTGGTTGGCAAAACAGTTCTGGTCGTTAGGTGAGAAAGAGCTTTATGAATACATGCGTTTTTTCACCACCAGTGCGGAAGAATTTTTAGATGATTATTTTGAAAACGATCTGATCAAGGCAACTATGGCCAGCCCGGGCATTATAGGTACAGCACTGGGGGTTTACTCACCAGGGTCTGCCTATATTCTATTGCATCATGTTATGGGTGATATGGATGGTAACATTGGCGCTTGGGGTTTAGCCCGAGGCGGCATGGGAGCAATTTCTAATGCTATCGCCAGTGCGTTTAAATCATTTGGCGGTGAAATTAGAACTGGTGCTGGTGTTGATAAAATATTGGTCGAAAATGGCAAAGCCATCGGTGTAGTACTGGAAAACGGTGATGATCTTTACGCCGATATTGTAGTTTCAAACTTAGATGCCAAACGTACCTTTACCAAATGTCTGGATAAAAAAGATTTACCTGAAGGAATTTATAAAAAAGCCGAGAATTTTAAAATCCGTGGCTCGTCAGGTAAGGTAAACATTGCTTTATCTGGTTTACCTAAATTTATTAACCTGCCTGATAATCGCTTTATCAATCGGGGTGGACAAGGTTTTGTTGGTTCACTGGAGACGATGGAGCGTGCCTATGATTGTTGGAAGCATAATCGATTTTCAGATGACCCTTTTGTTGAAACAATCATTCCTTCAGCTTGGGATCCTACGGTTGCTCCTCCGGGCAAACATTGGATGTCGTGTTTCGTCCAATATTGTCCTCCTACACTGGCCGGAGGTGGTTGGAATGCCCAGCAAAAAGAAGCGTTTGGGCAAACGGTTATTGATAAAATAGAACGTTACAGTCCTGGTTTTAAAGACTTAATTGTTCATAAAGAGATCAGAACCCCGGTAGAAATAGAAGGAGAGGTTGGATTAACCGAAGGCAATATTTTCCAAGGCGAACTAACTATCGATCAACTGTTTTTCAATCGACCGTTTCCCGGGTACGGCCAATACCGAATGCCAATCAAGAATATGTATATGTGCGGTGCATCAACTCATCCTGGCGGTGGGGTGTCTGCAGCTTGTGGCGCAAATGCGGCACGTGAAATATTGATGGATTTGAAGAAACCAAATACGGTTCCTGAAGATTCTTTTTATGATGAGTAA
- a CDS encoding phytoene desaturase family protein, whose product MNHFDTIIIGAGHNGLVCGSYLGKNGQKVLILEAAEQLGGLAATREFSPGFNASVAQTISHFSTKVAKELNLSAHGFDVAAAPMTNISLNKEGNHVTLTSSGEITGVGSEDQQNYQQYQQLLKRFANLLKPFWLKTMPRIGSPSIKDNLTFAHLGIKMRMLGKQDMAEFMRVATLPARDLMDENFDSDQLKALLSWDGLIGSKMAPRSPNATILALLYRMSGLHDGAHSLPSGGIASLINSLHKAATKAGVEVQTNSKVKQILIQADETGLKANGVELQSGEIISADRVVSAVDPKRTFLDLVGPQHLEIDFTSRINRLRCDGYVAKLHLALSDLPNFTGLTKPDGRMIIADELDSIEFAFDDAKYGEPSQKPVMEIVIPSLHNPELAPSGQHVLSAHVMYVPYKHKNGWTEQAKADLYERVIDTIAEYAPDIREKIIDGEILTPLDLEQQFNVTGGHWHHTELSISQMLMMRPTYEAAQYSTPIPGLYLCGAGSHPGGGLIGGPGHNAANEIIKASK is encoded by the coding sequence TTGAATCACTTCGATACGATAATAATAGGTGCAGGCCACAATGGCTTAGTCTGTGGTTCTTACCTGGGTAAGAACGGGCAAAAGGTGTTAATACTTGAAGCCGCAGAGCAGCTTGGCGGCTTGGCTGCAACTCGTGAGTTTTCCCCTGGGTTTAACGCCTCTGTTGCTCAAACCATCAGCCATTTTTCAACTAAGGTGGCGAAAGAGCTTAATTTATCTGCACACGGTTTTGACGTAGCCGCAGCGCCTATGACGAACATTTCGCTAAATAAAGAAGGTAATCATGTCACGTTAACCTCATCGGGTGAAATAACCGGAGTAGGGTCAGAAGATCAACAAAACTATCAACAATATCAGCAATTGTTAAAACGATTTGCTAATTTGTTGAAACCGTTCTGGCTTAAAACTATGCCACGTATAGGCAGCCCAAGTATCAAGGATAATTTAACCTTTGCTCACCTTGGTATAAAAATGCGTATGCTTGGCAAACAGGATATGGCCGAATTTATGCGGGTGGCAACATTACCTGCGCGTGACCTGATGGATGAAAATTTTGACTCTGATCAGCTTAAGGCATTGCTAAGTTGGGACGGATTAATTGGTTCAAAAATGGCACCTCGCTCGCCCAATGCTACTATTTTAGCGTTACTATATCGCATGAGCGGCCTACATGATGGTGCTCATTCACTGCCTAGTGGCGGTATCGCAAGCCTAATAAACTCACTGCACAAAGCAGCAACTAAAGCTGGCGTTGAAGTACAAACCAACTCAAAAGTAAAACAAATATTAATTCAAGCCGATGAAACGGGTCTAAAAGCTAATGGCGTAGAATTACAATCTGGCGAAATAATTAGCGCTGATAGAGTTGTTTCGGCTGTTGACCCTAAACGAACATTTTTAGATCTCGTTGGTCCGCAACACCTTGAAATTGATTTTACTAGCAGAATTAATCGTTTACGCTGTGATGGCTATGTCGCTAAATTGCACCTGGCCTTGTCTGATTTACCCAACTTTACCGGTTTAACGAAACCTGATGGTCGAATGATTATTGCCGATGAACTAGACAGCATTGAATTCGCTTTTGACGATGCAAAATATGGCGAGCCTTCACAAAAACCAGTAATGGAAATAGTCATCCCAAGTTTGCATAATCCAGAGCTTGCACCAAGCGGCCAACACGTACTTTCTGCCCATGTTATGTATGTACCGTATAAACATAAGAATGGTTGGACTGAGCAAGCTAAGGCTGATCTATATGAACGTGTTATCGATACTATCGCTGAATATGCACCCGATATTCGAGAAAAAATTATCGATGGCGAAATACTCACACCATTAGATTTAGAACAGCAATTTAATGTTACCGGTGGCCATTGGCATCACACTGAATTATCAATATCACAAATGTTGATGATGCGACCAACTTACGAAGCAGCACAATACAGTACCCCTATTCCTGGACTCTACCTTTGTGGAGCAGGTAGTCATCCTGGTGGTGGCCTAATTGGTGGTCCTGGCCACAACGCAGCAAATGAAATAATTAAGGCGAGTAAATAA
- a CDS encoding helix-turn-helix transcriptional regulator, whose translation MSTSFLSEFSQQLADLFPYAGTEEFTVKLADMFKRLIAAENIMIILFPSKKLPIIEYNDVPSGSLESVADQYLKGAFLLDPFYLASKQDKESQFLHLKDVAPDGFEESEYFKSYYNYSCLTDECVYLIKVADEGDKFVMVGLGKVEDGSCFSNEALQQLKEITPLIEALIKHHWQTIEHSHEHHLDIREQLETALDAFGTSVLTERENQTIKMILQGYSSKAIAERLNISVETIKLHRKNAYAKLDLGTQGELFNLFINSLMNIENYTSGDPLIAYHTPACHHRASQ comes from the coding sequence ATGAGTACGTCATTTCTTTCCGAGTTTTCTCAACAACTTGCAGATTTATTTCCCTATGCCGGAACCGAAGAATTTACTGTTAAGCTTGCCGACATGTTTAAGCGCCTCATAGCCGCTGAAAACATCATGATAATTTTGTTTCCCAGTAAAAAATTGCCCATTATAGAATATAATGATGTTCCAAGCGGAAGCCTAGAATCGGTTGCCGATCAATATCTCAAAGGTGCCTTTTTACTTGACCCATTCTACTTAGCATCAAAGCAGGATAAGGAAAGTCAGTTTTTACATCTTAAAGATGTTGCTCCAGATGGATTTGAGGAAAGTGAATATTTTAAAAGTTATTATAATTACTCTTGTCTCACCGATGAATGTGTTTATTTAATTAAAGTGGCAGATGAGGGTGATAAATTTGTAATGGTTGGTCTTGGCAAAGTTGAAGATGGCAGCTGTTTTAGCAATGAAGCCTTACAACAACTGAAAGAAATAACGCCATTAATCGAAGCGCTAATAAAGCATCATTGGCAAACTATTGAGCATAGCCATGAGCATCATCTTGATATTCGTGAACAGTTAGAAACTGCACTCGACGCATTTGGTACCAGTGTTCTAACCGAACGAGAAAACCAAACGATTAAAATGATCCTGCAGGGTTATTCAAGCAAGGCTATTGCTGAACGCTTGAATATTTCGGTAGAAACAATAAAACTTCATCGTAAAAATGCCTACGCCAAACTCGATCTTGGTACTCAGGGAGAGTTGTTTAATTTATTTATTAATTCTTTAATGAATATTGAAAACTATACCAGTGGTGACCCGCTTATTGCCTATCATACGCCAGCTTGTCATCATCGAGCCAGCCAATAA